A window of Salmo trutta chromosome 5, fSalTru1.1, whole genome shotgun sequence contains these coding sequences:
- the LOC115194733 gene encoding cell wall integrity and stress response component 4, with protein MPSICIQRYVLGLLVLMGSRAVGGSSISINLTSTPTDTPSTANLTPSTANLTPSTANLTPSTANLTPSTANQTPSTANQTPSTANQTPSTASLTSSTASLTPSTANQTAQTTSSGVTALSQSQGRESTTTTETTTSLPVSATRGSDIAGYVILFLILLAVVCLVVILYILRKKSRRYSFDLQHPGYDHDTPLTCMEQPGTFEPNNDQEIWESERECGDEDSHAMSPVANGSAMGAGETRSTGENEGEKQAHGDGDSFNKFCASDVTLTPPIERVGFSLDLDLSDKMLLGSSPDL; from the exons ATGCCATCGATCTGCATTCAGCGCTATGTCCTGG GCCTCCTGGTGCTGATGGGGTCCAGAGCTGTTGGAGGAAGCAGCATATCCATCAACCTCACCTCCACCCCTACTGATACACCCTCTACAGCCAACCTGACCCCCTCTACAGCCAACCTGACCCCCTCTACAGCCAACCTGACCCCCTCTACAGCCAACCTGACCCCCTCTACAGCCAACCAGACCCCCTCTACAGCCAACCAGACCCCCTCTACAGCCAACCAGACCCCCTCTACAGCCAGCCTGACCTCCTCTACAGCCAGCCTGACCCCCTCTACAGCCAACCAGACCGCCCAGACTACGTCGTCAGGGGTGACAGCCCTCAGCCAATCACAGGGCAGGGAGAGCACTACGACCACGGAAACCACAACATCATTACCAG TTTCAGCTACAAGAGGAAGTGACATTGCAG gctATGTAATCCTGTTCCTCATATTGTTGGCTGTTGTGTGTCTGGTGGTGATTCTCTATATCCTGAGGAAGAAGTCCAGG AGGTACTCGTTTGACCTGCAGCATCCAGGTTATGACCACGACACCCCACTCACCTGCATGGAACAACCCGGAACCTTCGAACCCAACAACG ATCAGGAGATCTGGGAGTCTGAGAGAGAGTGTGGTGATGAGGATTCCCATGCTATGAGCCCTGTAGCTAACGGCTCAGCTATGGGTGCTGGAGAGACTAGGTCTACAGGGGAGAACG aAGGAGAGAAGCAGGCTCATGGTGATGGAGACAGCTTCAACAAGTTCTGTGCCAGTGATGTCACTCTGACTCCGCCCATAGAAAGGGTGGGCTTTAGCCTGGACCTGGACTTGAGTGACAAGATGTTACTCGGCTCCAgccctgacctttga